DNA sequence from the Paenibacillus azoreducens genome:
GTCTATAATAGTCATAGCAACTATATGGGATATCATTGCTTCCTCTTCATTATGCATCGATACAATTCAAGCTGCGAAGCAGGTGTGTTTGCTTCAATTTATCCCACATTGTCTCCTGAGATGAATGTATCTATTAGCATAACAGAGAAGCTATAAATCCTTTACGTTGTTATACATGACAGCGAGAATCCTTCTGAATGTTTCGACCTCTTCTTCAGACAACCCCTTGATCGTGTTCTTATAAGCTTCGATGGATGGATCAAGAATGTCATCTTTGATTTCACGGCCTTTAGGAGTTAAATAAACGCGCAAAGACCTACGATCCGTTTCATGGATCACGCGATAAATAAAACCTTTCTTCTCCAGCTTAAACAGCATGCGGGCAATATTCGTCTGATCTTTATCCAGTCTTTCAGCAATTTCTTTCTGAGTAATCCCTTCTTTTTCCCAAAGGATAACCAGTATTTCCCACTGGTCCACTGTAATATCAAATGGGTTGACCACTTTCTGATAGTAATTATTCAGCTTCAAAGCCGCCCGCTGCACATTAACGCCAATATATTTTTCAAATTCCAAGGTCATCCTCCTTATAATAGACATGATTATAGTTGCTGCGACTATTATAATTGCACTTTTTTCAGATGTCAATCCAATCTGTACTCTAGAGCTCATGATATCATTTTCCACGATTCTGAACATGCCCTTACATATTAAAAAACCCGCGAAGCCCGCGGATCAAATGTAGCAGCTTGTTTTATTCAGGGCCATAAACAGGTCCATTCATCCTTATAACAAAGGAGGGATTATGATCGGCTTATAATTCATAGCTTCTTCAATGATCTCTTCCGGCGTAAGTTCTTTCTCGTTCCAAAATATTAAGTCACTTACCTGAGGATGTGGAACATTTCTCTCAAGTACGTCTATCATTTCATCGATTTCTTGTTCACTGCCATCCGCTTGCATAATTTTTTCAACTAATTCAAGCAGTTCCTTTTTTCTTAATTCCATTTATCTGCCCTCCCGCTTTCTTTAATTATTTCATTTTTTTTATTGCTCGTACAGTGAGGCGCTCGTAGCCTTTAATGTTATTCTTTGGCTATGTTTTAAATAGAGTTGAAAATCGATACATTAAATAGAAGATATACTGTATAATTAAGCCAAATATACATAGACCTTGGTATGGCGAATGATTTATATTTCTTGGAGGATAAATTGTAATGATAAAAAATATTTTTAAAATAGAAAATATTCCAGCGATTTTGTGGGGTGACAAATCAGATAAGTTATTTGTGGTGGTGCATGGTAACATGTCAAATAAGGCAGATGACTCGATTATTGTATTTGCAGAAGAAGCAACAGCAGTAGGTTATCAAGTGCTTAGTTTTGATTTACCTCAACATGGTGACCGTAAGGATGATGCTTATCTTTGCAAAGTTCAAAACTGTGTTCAAGACCTTAATACAATAATGACCTATGCAAAATCGTTATCAAATAATATAAGCCTTTTTGCTTGTAGCATGGGAGCGTATTTTAGTCTATTAGAATATAGCCATGAGCCGTTGAAGCAGTGCTTGTTTCTCTCTCCTGTGGTAAATATGGAACGTATCATAAATAATATGATGACATGGTTTAACGTAAGTGAGAGTAGACTAAAAATAGAGAAAGAAATTTCTACACCCATTGGACAAACTCTCTATTGGGATTACTACTGTTATGTGAAAGAACATCCTATTGTTGCTTGGAATATTCCAACTTCAATTCTCTATGGTTCAGAAGATAACTTATGTGAATTTGACGTTGTATCTGAATTTAATAAGTGTTTTAACTGTAATTTGCAAGTGATGGAGAATGGAGAACACTATTTCCATACTGAGGAACAGTTGCAATATTTCAGACAATGGCTGAAAAAACATATATATGTTAAATAAATGATTGATGTATAATCTTTTTTAAAAGCGAATTAAGGGAAGCCAAAATGGCTTCCCTTAAAAGTTATTTAATTTCAACATTAAAACATCGCCTATTCTTTAAATGATAAACCTTCCTGCTGCAAAGCAGTCCGAAGTTTAGGTATCGATGTCCGTCCCATGCCGTGAAATTGCAAAATCTCTTTTTCGCTATACTCCGAAAGCTTTTGGAGAGAGGTAATTCCATTGTTTTCCAAGGCTCGTCTTGCCGGTGCTGTGAGAAGGGCAAGAAATCCATTGTCAGGTTTGCGCTCCCGCTCACAGATCGGGCAGATTGGACAATCGCTGGTTTTATAATATTGGTGTCCTTTATCGCAAGTTCTTAAGTCTTTTTTAGAGGCTGCCATTTTTTTTCACCTTCCATCCATGAAGTTGTGATACTCCATTTCAAAATATCAGTTCCATCGCTTCTTTACATGGTTTGTACCCGTTTCGTTCGTAAAATTCCACGCTCCAATCAGATGGCCAAACGATGATGAATTCATATTCCTTTTGTTTTGACCATACTTCAATCCGCCTAAGAATTTGACCCCCTATTCCCTTCCCCCTATGGGCGGGTAATGTATATACATTTGTCATGTATGTAAATGGGTTTGTTTTTCTTCCAGGTCGAGGAACCTTATTGATGATCTCTAAATAAACATGTGAAAGTATCTGTCCATTCTCTTCAGCCACCCAAATAAACCATCTGTTACTCTCAATAGCCTCTGCAAGAAAAGATTTACACTCCAGATAAAAATCATCGTATTGATCTTCGCTAATCGGAATTTCCTTATATTCATTGGTAAAATCCCATCGCATCCGAATAAGCTGATCAAAGTCTTCCTGGGCCGCCAATCGAATATTCACAGAATCTCTCCTTTCAACCATTAATTAGAATCTCCTATATCTTCCCATTGAGGATTCCAGACGACTTCCCACAAGTGCCCATCCGGATCTTGAAAGTAACCCGAATATCCGCCCCAAAAAGTGTTGTGTGCCTTTACTGTTATCGCGGCTCCCGCTTTCTGAGCCTGTTCCATAACCGAATCGACTTCTTCTTTACTCCCTACATTATGACCAATAGTAAATTCCGTAGGACTTGGCATGGTTTGATTTAGTTTCGTGTCATGTGCGATGTCTTTTCGTTGCCAAACCGCAAGTTTTAAACCTGCTTGCAAATCGAAAAACGCCACAGCTCCATGTTCAAATTCTGTACCAACGATTCCTTCCGATGGAAACCCAAGGCCATCCCGGTAAAACTTCAATGCTCTTTCCAAATCATCTACACCCAACGTAAGTACAGTAATTCTTGGCTTCATTAAACGTCCTCCGTTTCTTTATTCATATTATATTTTATGTCAGTCGTTATTTACTAATTTAAAAAACCAATCGATAAACGACTTCATCATCGTATACATCGCCAGTCTCAGTGAATCCAAGTTTTTCGTAGAGTTTTCTGGCGGCTATATTATCTGCACATACCGTTAAATTCAAGCATTCACTATGGGAATAGTTCTCTTTTATATATCTAATCACTGAATCTATAGCTGCCTTTCCATACCCCTTGCCTTGATAGTTCTGATCAATCATGAAACCATTCATCCAATATGACCAAGTTGTTGTTTCATCTAATGTGAGCATCACAAAACCTACTAAGTTATTTTCATCATTATATATGCAAAAAGGCAGGTATTCGTACTCATCACCATCTGGACGAATGTGTACTTTGGCTAGAGACACGGCAACTGACGGAACATAATGAGTTTGATGAACTTGAACTTGCAACTCTAATGAATCTTTCCAGTTTTCTCTTGTCGCAGGTGTTAATTTGATCAAAATAAGATCACTCGTTTCGATTTGTATTTTTGAGTGCGCCTGAATCTACTTCCAGATTGCTTCCATTAAATAAATTATGCATCCCCTCGGATAATTCCTTTGCGCTAACATCCTAAAACTTCTATTCTACAAAATCGCAAATCTTCCTCCATAATCATACAAAAGAAAAGCTTGTCTGATGCTGCGATTGGTTGATCTTCATAGCTCCCACGCCAATAATTCACTCCAAATGATTTCGTGTATTTATTAGCAGCAGCTCGTTTTCCTATTGTTGCCGAATAATTTGGCCAGTGAAAGCAAATAATGTGGCTTAAGAATAAACTGGTTGAAAAGATTGGCAGGTGAAAAATTTGCAGCAAAAGAAGGAACCTTTCTTATCTGAAGCAAGTGATCGAATCCATTCCAAAACCAATCCGGATTCACCCAAAATCATCTTCATTTGCGTCGATACTTTAATGAGTCAGTCCATCGATAAGGGAATCGAGCAAAAGAAGCTTCCAACCTTTCAGTATTTGATCGAACACGGTCAATACTATAAAAATGTCGTGACCTCATTTCCGACGATGTCCGTGTCGATTGACAGTACTCTGCTGACAGGAACATATCCGGATGAACATCGCGTGCCGGGACTGGTCTGGTATTCAATGCAAGACAAGAAGCTCATTAATTATGGCAGCGGATTTATGGAAATATGCAGGAACGGAATCAATCAATTTCTGAGCGATACATTAATCCATATGAACGGGAGCCACTTGAATCCGCACACCCCAACGATTTATGAGGAATTGGCCAGCATAGGATTAAAATCAGGGTCTATTAACGGTTTAATTTACCGGGGGAGCTCCGATCACCAGCTGACTTTTCCTTTTTGGATTCATATGCCTACCGTGTTACCCCGAAAACTCAAGGTAAAAGGCCCGGATTTGTTGGCATATGCTGCTTTCTCGAATCCGCTAGAAGGCGTAAAAAAATTGCCGGTTGGCCCAATCGGCAAATTTGGCTTTAACAATGGGTATTCTCTCGAAATGGTAAAGCATCTCATTCAGAACGAGCAATTACCCGATTTTCTGTATGTCTATTTCCCCGATCTGGACAGAAGGATACATAAAAAAGGGCCTTCGGACTTGGATTACGTGATCCGCACGGATGAACAATTACAGGCTTTGTTGCAAGCTTTCGATTCACGGGAGGAAGCTTTGAAAAAAGCAGTGATCATTATTTTAGGAGATAACGGAATGACTCATGTTCTTCCGAAAAATCAACAACCGATCATCGATTTGGGCCAATCCTTGAAGGGATATCAGGTTTTACGGCCGGGATCCGCGGTATCGGACCAAACCGAAATTATTCTTGCCATCAATGACAGAATGGCTTATCTATATAAACTAACATCCCAATATTCATTTGAACAAATAGCGCAGACTCTGCAGACGGATCAGAGAATCGATGTCCTGGCATGGAAAGATCAAGGTTGGATTCGCGTTGTTCGGGCGGGATCATCCCAAGAATTCGCCTATCAATCCCAAGGAGACATGGTTGATCCCTATAAACAAACGTGGACATTGGACAAAGACCCGAACGTGTTGGATTTACAAATCAATTCCCAAAAGCATACTTTGGAGTATGGACATTATCCCGATGTTTTACGGCGATTGCATTCAGCCTTAAATTCACATCCTGGCGAATATATGGTAGTCACTGCAAAGCCGGGATATGAATTGAAGTATGACAGCTCCCCTACCCATAAAGGAGGCGCAGGCCACGGCGGCATAAGCCAAACGGAGTCGCTCGTTCCTCTCATCATTGCCGGAACAGACCAGAAACCGGAGTTCCTGCGGGTCGTCGATTTAAAATCATATTTTCTTCAGCTATTAAAGGGATAAAGTTGGGACCTATAAGGGCTGCTCGCAAGCATCGAAAAAATTACACGTATAAACCTTATCTAAAACGGACCACTGAATGACAGCGGTCCGTTTTTCCAGCTTAAATCCCAATAACAGGGGAACTGTTGCCGTACCTATTTTAAAAGGCATCATTCCGATGAAAGATTCGTCCGATCCATCGCTTTTCCAATATCATAATCATCAAGATCGATGTCCAATTCCATGCCTAATGCCAACTTTGCCAACTGACTTCCGATAAAAGGCCCCATCGTCAATCCTGACGCTCCAAGCCCATTCGCTGCCAGAAGACCATCCCAACCAGGAACAGCGCCGATCACCGGTAGAAAACCGGGTGTAAATGGACGGAAACCAACTCTTACTTCCTCAAAGGAGCCGTCTGCTAAACGAGGCGCCAATGCCAACCCTTTATTCAGAATTTCCTGCATTCCGCCTGCCGTTATCCTTGTATCATAACCTTCGATTTCATTTTCGTGAGTTGCGCCTATAACAATTTTCTGTTGATCGAAAGCCAAAAGATACTGGTCAGAGGGCGGCATGATGACAGGCCAGGTGCCAGTGTCTTGATTGTCCTGAATCTGTAAATGCATGATTTGCGCTTTTTGGAAACGAACGTTAAAGTCGATGCCTAAAGGCTGCAGCAGTTTCCCCGCCCAAGCCCCTGCACAAACAATGGTTTTATCGGCCAAGTAATTATCTCCGCCTACAGTTACTCCTGTTACGCAGTTCGATTGAAACTGAAGCGAAGCATCGCCATTGATAAGGACGGCTCCATTTCTCTGCGCTGACCGGACCAATGCATCGCGCAGCGCGCGGCCGTCAATACGGGCGGCACCGCTAATTCGAACCGAATGATAACCTTCGTCTAATAAAGGAAAAAGCTGATGGGTCTCATACTCGTTAAGCCGGGTTATTTCGCCGATTTCCGGTGCATCTGCTTTACGCAAATGTGCCCGCTCCTCCATCTTGCCGATTTTCTCCACATCATGGTGAATGCTAAGGGCGCCAACTTGGGCATAACCCGTTTCCGTCTCCCCCTCTTTTTTAAGCTCTTCAATCAACCCTGGATAAAAACTTGCACCAGCCTTTGCCAGACGGTACCACGCTTGATTGCGCCGCTGCGACAGCCAGGGGCAGATAATGCCTGCAGCGGCATCTGTAGCCTGTCCTTTATCTTTTCTGTCTATCATTAGGACATCTGCTCCCATTTTCGCTAACTGGTATGCCGTCGATGCCCCAAGAATTCCCGAACCAATGACGATGAATTTCTTCATGACTACATTCCTTTCTTAATCACTGTACCCATTATAGCGAACAATACATGACATTATAGAATTTTTCGTTAGAGTTGCAGTAAAAGCAGAACATAACATTTGAGCAATATTCAAATCAGTTCATGATCCAGAATCCAAAAACAACGGCAGCCACGGACCAGAGATGGTCCGTGCTTACCGCCGTATCATGGATTGCTGCTCTAAATTTTAAATCGTTTGACAAGCGATTCCAATTCGCTGCTTGATTGGCTGAGGAATTCGGCCGATTGAGTGACTGTTTCAATAGCTTTTAATTGATCCTGCGACGAAGCGCTGACTTCTTCGGCAGCAGCCGCAGACTCTTCCGAAATAGCAGACAGGCTCTCGATGGATTGGACTACATTTTCCTTTAATGCGGACATTTTTTGTACTTCTTTGGACATTCCATTGATGGAATCGATGACTTGATGCATTAATTCTTGAATGCTTGAAAATGCCACCCCGGTAGCTTGTACCGCTTCATTTTGTTCCGATGAGATCTCTCTGGTACGGACCATGGCTTCGGTGGCACGGATAGCCTCCTCCATAATGCCTTGAATCGTTTCGTGAATTTGTTCGGTTGAAGCAGCGGATTGTTCCGCAAGCTTACGCACTTCTGTGGCTACGACCGAGAATCCTCGGCCAGCCTCCCCGGCTCTTGCCGCTTCGATGGACGCATTCAATGCAAGCAGATTGGTTTGGGTCGAAATGGATTTAATAATTTCAACGACGGTCTGGATATCACTGATTTTGTTCACAAGCAAGTCTAACACCTGTTCAATCGATTGAATCTCACGGAAGGATTCATCCGAGCGCGTCTGCAGCTCAGCCAATGTTTCTCTGCCGCTTATGCTAGCCTGCTGGGTGTCGTTTGATTTCTCCTGCATGGAGTTCATCGTTTCTTCAACCAAAATAAACTGTGAAGCCAGCTGCCCTGTGACCTGATGCATTCCATCCAGATTAGTGGCGCTTTCGGCCGCCCCTTGCGCGACATCCGACATCGCATGGGCTATTTCTTCGCTTGTTGCTTTTGTCTCTTCAGACACCGCACTTAGGTTAACAGCCGAATCCGACAATTTCTCGGATGAAGCGATTACCCGGGATAAGAGCTCCCGCATATTTTGAACCATTTGATTGAAGTGGCCTGTTAACTGTCCGATTTCGTCTTTTGATCTTACCGTCCCTTGAACCGTCAAATCTCCCTCCGCCATTAATTGTACTTGTTTTGTCAGCTGAATAATTGGCTTCGTAAAGAACCGGGCGGCAAAATAGATAATGATACCCGAAATAACAATGGCGAATAAGGTAATGAATAAATTCATGTTCAGAATATGGTTCGTAAGTTTAAATAGTTCTGATTCTTCATAAACAGCGCCGATTTTCCAACCTGTCAAAGGTGATGTCGTATAATACAAAATTTTCTTTACTCCCTGGTCGGTATACTGTATCTTACCTGAATCTTTGCCCTCACTGTATATTTTTTCAACAAACGGCTTGTCATGCTGATTCTTCTCGTCTGAGCCAGGAAGCACGACAGGATCTCCCTCAGAGTCCAAAATAAATCCAAAACCATTGTATCCAACATTGGTTTCTTTAATCTGTTTTGTGATATCTTCCAGATTCACGTCGAGTGCGATAACACCTAAAACCTTGTTATTTTCCACAACGGCTTTTGATATGGATATTGTCATTTTCTGACTTATGCTATCTCTGTAAGGCGGGCTGAATTTCACGTTGTCTTTATCGTCATTAGCTAATTTGTACCATGGCCGAATAAGGGGATTATAATCTTTTTTATCTACAACCGTTGCGGGATCATACATGCGCTTGGATGGATCCCCCCCATAAATATTCGATACTTCCGGATTAATCTTGGTGTAGGACTTTATTTCTTGAATCATGGACGGAGTCAGTTTTTTTATATTTTTGAAAATATCAATCATTTCCATTTTCTTGCTGAAATGCAAAATATCCTTTGCATAGTTATTAATACGCAAATCCGTAATTTGTGTTAAGTTTTTTGCTTCATCAAATCCTGTTTCGTCTAGATCCTGTTTAAAGGTGTTAGTCAATTGCGAGCCGGTTGCCAATTGCGAAATAACCATGGCAGCAATGAGCAATACTGCAAAAATCAGTATAAGTTTGTTCTGTAGCTTGTTTAGCATGATGTCTTCCCCCTATTGTTTATAAGCGCTACTAATCCATTACTGAAAATAGTTAATAATACAGCAATGACGTAATAACGTCTTTTATCATGAAGATTTTAACATATTTGAACTATGTATAAATTGTTATTATTTCGAAAGTTGGATTTTTTATTTCTTCTTAAAATTCGACAAAAATCTTTACTTTCATTTAGGTCATCAGTATAATATTATCTAACCAAATATGTGGATTACCGGAGGAGCCTGCCATTGGTGGGCTCCTCTTTGCCTTTTTATGCCCACCGAAAGGGATTTCCTTCATAGTTAGTCCATAATTTGGGTAATATACAAAAAAATTCACTTTCGGGAGGGCTCATGGAACAACAAGCTATTTTAGCCATCGGTATCTTTCTTGTCATTTACGGATTCATTATTGCGGAGAAAATTCATCGGACCATAGTAGCAATGATTGGCGGTACATTAATGGTTGTCTTTGGTATCGTGAACCAAGAGACTGCTTTGCATCATATCGATTTCAACACCCTTGGACTTCTTATCGGCATGATGATTATTGTAGGTATAACAGCTGAAACAGGACTGTTCAAATACATTGCCGTTTTTGCCGCCAAGAAAGCCAAAGGCGAACCCGTCCGCATCCTGGTTTCGCTGTCCCTGATTACAGCGGTAGGTTCTGCTTTCCTGGATAATGTTACGACAGTACTGCTCATGGTCCCTGTTACTTTCAGCATTACTAGGCAGCTTCGCGTGAACCCCGTACCTTTTCTTATAACGCAGATTATTGCTTCCAACGTGGGCGGCGCTGCGACTTTGATCGGCGATCCGCCGAATATTATGATCGGGAGCGCTGTGAAGGAATTATCCTTTATGGATTTCATCATCAATATGGCGCCGTTAGCGATTGTAGTGATGGCAGTGTATATCCCCATCTTCATTCTGCTTTTCCGCAAAAGCATTCAAACGACGGATGAGTTGAAACGCAGTATTA
Encoded proteins:
- a CDS encoding MarR family winged helix-turn-helix transcriptional regulator encodes the protein MEFEKYIGVNVQRAALKLNNYYQKVVNPFDITVDQWEILVILWEKEGITQKEIAERLDKDQTNIARMLFKLEKKGFIYRVIHETDRRSLRVYLTPKGREIKDDILDPSIEAYKNTIKGLSEEEVETFRRILAVMYNNVKDL
- a CDS encoding bacteriocin immunity protein, whose amino-acid sequence is MELRKKELLELVEKIMQADGSEQEIDEMIDVLERNVPHPQVSDLIFWNEKELTPEEIIEEAMNYKPIIIPPLL
- a CDS encoding alpha/beta hydrolase yields the protein MIKNIFKIENIPAILWGDKSDKLFVVVHGNMSNKADDSIIVFAEEATAVGYQVLSFDLPQHGDRKDDAYLCKVQNCVQDLNTIMTYAKSLSNNISLFACSMGAYFSLLEYSHEPLKQCLFLSPVVNMERIINNMMTWFNVSESRLKIEKEISTPIGQTLYWDYYCYVKEHPIVAWNIPTSILYGSEDNLCEFDVVSEFNKCFNCNLQVMENGEHYFHTEEQLQYFRQWLKKHIYVK
- a CDS encoding RNA polymerase alpha subunit C-terminal domain-containing protein, whose translation is MAASKKDLRTCDKGHQYYKTSDCPICPICERERKPDNGFLALLTAPARRALENNGITSLQKLSEYSEKEILQFHGMGRTSIPKLRTALQQEGLSFKE
- a CDS encoding GNAT family N-acetyltransferase is translated as MNIRLAAQEDFDQLIRMRWDFTNEYKEIPISEDQYDDFYLECKSFLAEAIESNRWFIWVAEENGQILSHVYLEIINKVPRPGRKTNPFTYMTNVYTLPAHRGKGIGGQILRRIEVWSKQKEYEFIIVWPSDWSVEFYERNGYKPCKEAMELIF
- a CDS encoding VOC family protein, with protein sequence MKPRITVLTLGVDDLERALKFYRDGLGFPSEGIVGTEFEHGAVAFFDLQAGLKLAVWQRKDIAHDTKLNQTMPSPTEFTIGHNVGSKEEVDSVMEQAQKAGAAITVKAHNTFWGGYSGYFQDPDGHLWEVVWNPQWEDIGDSN
- a CDS encoding GNAT family N-acetyltransferase; translation: MLIKLTPATRENWKDSLELQVQVHQTHYVPSVAVSLAKVHIRPDGDEYEYLPFCIYNDENNLVGFVMLTLDETTTWSYWMNGFMIDQNYQGKGYGKAAIDSVIRYIKENYSHSECLNLTVCADNIAARKLYEKLGFTETGDVYDDEVVYRLVF
- a CDS encoding alkaline phosphatase family protein, whose protein sequence is MQQKKEPFLSEASDRIHSKTNPDSPKIIFICVDTLMSQSIDKGIEQKKLPTFQYLIEHGQYYKNVVTSFPTMSVSIDSTLLTGTYPDEHRVPGLVWYSMQDKKLINYGSGFMEICRNGINQFLSDTLIHMNGSHLNPHTPTIYEELASIGLKSGSINGLIYRGSSDHQLTFPFWIHMPTVLPRKLKVKGPDLLAYAAFSNPLEGVKKLPVGPIGKFGFNNGYSLEMVKHLIQNEQLPDFLYVYFPDLDRRIHKKGPSDLDYVIRTDEQLQALLQAFDSREEALKKAVIIILGDNGMTHVLPKNQQPIIDLGQSLKGYQVLRPGSAVSDQTEIILAINDRMAYLYKLTSQYSFEQIAQTLQTDQRIDVLAWKDQGWIRVVRAGSSQEFAYQSQGDMVDPYKQTWTLDKDPNVLDLQINSQKHTLEYGHYPDVLRRLHSALNSHPGEYMVVTAKPGYELKYDSSPTHKGGAGHGGISQTESLVPLIIAGTDQKPEFLRVVDLKSYFLQLLKG
- a CDS encoding NAD(P)/FAD-dependent oxidoreductase, producing the protein MKKFIVIGSGILGASTAYQLAKMGADVLMIDRKDKGQATDAAAGIICPWLSQRRNQAWYRLAKAGASFYPGLIEELKKEGETETGYAQVGALSIHHDVEKIGKMEERAHLRKADAPEIGEITRLNEYETHQLFPLLDEGYHSVRISGAARIDGRALRDALVRSAQRNGAVLINGDASLQFQSNCVTGVTVGGDNYLADKTIVCAGAWAGKLLQPLGIDFNVRFQKAQIMHLQIQDNQDTGTWPVIMPPSDQYLLAFDQQKIVIGATHENEIEGYDTRITAGGMQEILNKGLALAPRLADGSFEEVRVGFRPFTPGFLPVIGAVPGWDGLLAANGLGASGLTMGPFIGSQLAKLALGMELDIDLDDYDIGKAMDRTNLSSE
- a CDS encoding methyl-accepting chemotaxis protein; translation: MLNKLQNKLILIFAVLLIAAMVISQLATGSQLTNTFKQDLDETGFDEAKNLTQITDLRINNYAKDILHFSKKMEMIDIFKNIKKLTPSMIQEIKSYTKINPEVSNIYGGDPSKRMYDPATVVDKKDYNPLIRPWYKLANDDKDNVKFSPPYRDSISQKMTISISKAVVENNKVLGVIALDVNLEDITKQIKETNVGYNGFGFILDSEGDPVVLPGSDEKNQHDKPFVEKIYSEGKDSGKIQYTDQGVKKILYYTTSPLTGWKIGAVYEESELFKLTNHILNMNLFITLFAIVISGIIIYFAARFFTKPIIQLTKQVQLMAEGDLTVQGTVRSKDEIGQLTGHFNQMVQNMRELLSRVIASSEKLSDSAVNLSAVSEETKATSEEIAHAMSDVAQGAAESATNLDGMHQVTGQLASQFILVEETMNSMQEKSNDTQQASISGRETLAELQTRSDESFREIQSIEQVLDLLVNKISDIQTVVEIIKSISTQTNLLALNASIEAARAGEAGRGFSVVATEVRKLAEQSAASTEQIHETIQGIMEEAIRATEAMVRTREISSEQNEAVQATGVAFSSIQELMHQVIDSINGMSKEVQKMSALKENVVQSIESLSAISEESAAAAEEVSASSQDQLKAIETVTQSAEFLSQSSSELESLVKRFKI